The following coding sequences lie in one Musa acuminata AAA Group cultivar baxijiao chromosome BXJ3-1, Cavendish_Baxijiao_AAA, whole genome shotgun sequence genomic window:
- the LOC135629646 gene encoding calcium-binding protein CBP-like: protein MSGYPPGSGYPHYGAPPANPYGVPPPYGAAPPSPYVSAPPYAPSAPPAVEKPPKEGKTHGYGGYGQPGYYGQPPPASSAPPPPPSGAYGGSPFAALMPSAFPPGTDPNVMACFQAADRDGSGFIDDKELQQALSSYNQSFSLRTVHLLMYLFTSSNVRKIGPKEFTSVFYSLQNWRAIFEAFDRDRSGKIDTMELREALRSLGFSVSPAVLDLLVTKFDKSGGKSKAIEYDNFIECCLTVKGLTEKFKEKDPKYSGSATFTYESFMLTVLPFLIA from the exons ATGTCAGGCTATCCTCCGGGCTCCGGTTACCCCCACTACGGTGCTCCCCCGGCAAACCCTTACGGCGTCCCTCCGCCTTACGGCGCGGCACCGCCGTCGCCCTACGTCTCCGCCCCGCCCTACGCGCCGTCGGCGCCGCCGGCGGTCGAGAAGCCCCCAAAGGAAGGGAAGACTCACGGTTACGGAGGCTACGGGCAACCCGGGTACTACGGCCAGCCTCCTCCGGCTTCGtcggcgccgccgcctcctccttcaGGTGCGTATGGTGGCAGCCCGTTTGCGGCGCTGATGCCGTCGGCGTTCCCGCCGGGGACGGACCCGAACGTCATGGCGTGCTTCCAGGCGGCAGATCGCGACGGCAGCGGGTTTATCGATGACAAGGAGCTTCAACAGGCGCTGTCGTCCTACAACCAGAGCTTCAGTCTGAGGACCGTCCATCTTCTCATGTACCTCTTCACCTCCTCTAACGTCCGTAAGATTG GACCAAAAGAGTTCACCTCAGTTTTCTACAGCCTTCAAAACTGGAGG GCTATCTTTGAAGCGTTTGATCGTGATCGGAGTGGAAAAATTGACACTATGGAGCTTCGTGAGGCTCTTCGGAGCCTTGGTTTTTCTGTTTCCCCAGCAGTCCTGGACTTGCTTGTGACCAAGTTTGACAAATCCGGAGGCAAAAGCAAAGCTATTGAATACGACAACTTCATCGA GTGCTGCCTCACAGTCAAG GGGCTGACAGAAAAGTTCAAGGAAAAGGACCCCAAGTATTCAGGGTCTGCAACTTTCACCTACGAGTCCTTCATGTTAACCGTGTTGCCCTTTCTAATTGCATAG